The DNA region CTCTGGAGAAGGGAAAAGTTTTCTTCGTGCTAAACAGTTGTGATGATATATGTAGGAAATGTCCTTATATGGAAGGTGGTCTTATGTGGCGATTGTTCTTGGTTCTTTATATGTAAAGAGAAGAACTTGTTCAAGTAGGAGGGCAGGAAATTATGTATAATAAAGAAAATTTTCCTGCCTA from Dictyoglomus turgidum DSM 6724 includes:
- a CDS encoding DUF1284 domain-containing protein, which produces MKIRGHHLLCLLHFEGKGYSRDFIENMYKIKEALEKGKVFFVLNSCDDICRKCPYMEGGLMWRLFLVLYM